In Pelecanus crispus isolate bPelCri1 chromosome 13, bPelCri1.pri, whole genome shotgun sequence, the DNA window CCAGCTAGACTGTAAACTGCAATAACattgggaaaaaacattttcaacagCATCACTCTTGAATGTAGAAAACAGCAAGAGACTGttctgcagggcagctgggaatCTAAGTCTGACTTAACAATTGTGCTAAAACCTTGGTGAGCCCAGGGAGGCCTGGACCgaatgtgtgcatgcatgaagatgagaaaaggagacagagatTGGGGGTGATTGGGAAAGATGGATGTTCTACTTTTATGCTTAGGATTCTATTAGTGTAAAATGCATAAGACTCATTACcgatataaaaataacaatacttATTACTCTGATGAGGCCTGATCCTGCTTCATCCAAGTCAAGGCAAAACTTTCCATGACTTCAGTGCTACTAGGTCAGGCCTCCAGTGATTCAGATTTTCATAGCACTCTACAGACATAAATTAGTGAATGAAAAGATGTGCATTAGATGCATCTGTCATCTGAAAAACAGGAGTTTCCCTGGTCTCAGAGAATCGCTCTGCTCTCCCAAGCAATGGGAatcaaggaaaaaggaagagaatgctagcaggaaaataaaggaatgGTTGGATtcaaggcagagagagagagagtgtgtgtgtctggCACGTAAAAACCTCCATCAGGTAAGAACAAGGTTCTCATCATTACTCCAGAAATGGCAAAATGACCCTAGGGTTAAAGTTTTGCACTTGtgaattcattattttcatggcttttattaatattataaGGGAGATTATCAATCATCAGTGATTGCCAAAGTGGCCAATAATTCGGTGATTTTCCTGAAAGTCACTGGCTCCTTTGGAAAAAGGTGACCTTGCTGTCCAAGGCCAAGTTACCCTTCTGTACCTTTATAATGAGTGCCTGTGGATGGAAGCTGCTACAGACTTAGGGGCTTCCACAAGCACTGACAAGCTCAGCATTTTCATTGCAACCTTCACCCTGCCCAGTCTTTGAAGACCATCATCTTCCAGTGGGATGATGCTCCATGGAGCTCTGCTGCATCCTTAGTTACCTCTTATGCAAGAAGGGACACAGGGTGCTCTTCTCTACCCTCTACACGTATTAACAGACATAAAGCAAGGCATGACAGAAGCAGTACAGATCAGAGGGTGCCAGCCCACCATTTGCTTCTGAACTTCTTAGGAAAGGGGATAGTTGTCatttctggatatttttatCCTGAAGCACAACAAAGTTAAATGACATCCACCCTTTCCTGCACTTTGCTGTAGACAATGGTCACTCAGTGGGCTGGAGCATGAAGTCCCTTGTCTGGCACAAGGAACAGGTAGAGGAGGAGAAGGGTTGAGTTTTCAGAGTCCTGCAACTGCTTTTCTCCCCAGACTCAGTAAGAAAGATGCAGGGTGGGAATGATTAGGAACAACCCCTCCTTTCAGGACTGAATCAGCTTAGACTACTAGAGATCAGATGCCAGCAGTGAACAGCAGCACTGTCCCACTGCTGATCCCCAAAGCCCTCTCTTTCCTCAGCAAGTGTATATTTGCACAATCTAcctccccagctctgtctcTCTAACACAAGCTGGGACTCTGACCTCCAACATCACAAAGTTGCAATGATCAAATAAAACCCTGCTATTCCCCCAAAACACTGCCGGTTAAATGTCATCTGTGTTCTCTTTCTACAAAAGACATTACAaaacccccctccccagttcccctccccagaaaacatgcttgcacacacacatccGTATCTACATACATacgcacatacacacacagagatgtgCCCCCCCCACACGCACACATTCATACAGGAAAAACAGCTTGCAAACTCCTGAAGGTGGAAAAAGGCAACTTGCAAATGTGCCTTTGTTTTTGATaagctccctcctccccccccataACCCCACATtgtcccttccctcccaaaTAATAGCTTTGTCCTCCCCCCTTCCCAGctcttccaaaataaatattcttttatttgttgGTTTAAAAGATTCTTTTAGGCTTGTAAgcaagagagagggagagagaaaaagaaaagagaaatctcaTAGCATGAGAATGAAACCCCACCATCTCATGAATCCAGGAAAGAATAAGCATGAAGGGGTTAAGAGCAGTGacagaagaaagattaaaaaaatataataatactGAGAAGAGAAAGATGAAATTCAGTAGTGAAATGGAAGTGAGGATAGCGCATTAGTGAGCACAGCCAAAGATAACCCATCCCTCCACCAGTTTTTGACTCAATTTCTTTAAatctccctcccccccttttttttttattttctttttttgttgttttttttgtttgttttttcttttttctgtccttttttctcttttttttcctttcttttttttttttgtttttggtggtttttggtttttttacaatgGTTTAAGTCCTTCAGCAGGAAACCAAAATCGAGACAAACACATCCCTCCCTGAAACCAAACCCCCTCCCATATACCCTTCTCTCCCTTACCGCCCCCCCACACTCCATGGTTCTACATGTGCTGAAAAGAGAAGAGTAAGCTTAGAATAAATCTAATGAATCAAAGGAATAAATGATAATGATAGTAAAGAgtaaaacccaaacccaaaagacCACAACACTCCTGTGTTGTCATTGTCTGAGTGTCTGTCCCTATCTCTCTCAGAGGCTGCAGGCATCAATTTACATAGTACAACCAGTAAACAAGGTTGAAGAATCCAAAGGTGATTGGAAAAATGATTCGTGACCACTTGTCAATGGTGCTGACATCTGTCAGGTCTGGGATTTTGAGCTTCAGCTTAGATGACCGCCGGCGGAGACGGCAGTTGGCACGGTTGCGGGCCGCAGCGTGGTGGGTCAGCGGGACGTGGCGGTCCAGGGTTGGGTGGTGACCAAATCCATCCCGAGAGGCCAGCTGCTTGCGGAACTGGATTCCTGAGCCTTCAAAGGACATGACAGAGTTTCGAGAGTCGCCAACGCTGCTCATCATGTCCGTGGCCAGCAGCTCGTTGTTCATCTCCAGAGTGCTGAGGAGGATGTTACCATAAGGGTCAACCTAGAACAgggaagacagagagaaaggTAGCAGAGATGTCCTGTGCACAATGTGCACAGGGCCACACCATCAGGGATGATTTTGAACTGTTTTCTGTGTAACAATACCACTGGTTGTGTCATTTGTGAGCTCTGAACCTGGacttctgcatttgaaaatgttgtcCACTGATGCTGGAGTTGAAGGACTAGCCACATGTGCTCGCAGCAAAATTTTGAGCGGGGTAGTGTGATTCTGCCAACACCGTAGGACCAAAAGTCACAGGGATACTTTTGGGTACACCTTCCCTGTGCAAGAGGATGGTCCTGATGAGACTGGCTTGAGGATGATGACAAAATGATCAAGGAGAAAAAATTCCCAGTAATCACCAGACAGGGGAACTGGAGTTCATCTCTCATGATGAGGAGAAAGGCTGCTCCACAGCTCACCCAGGACTGAATGAACAGTGGATAGTCTGAATTCTCCTGCCACAATGAAAGAAGGGGACAAACCTGCTCTCTCACCCTCTTCTCCTCATAACGGTGGCGCTCATTATTGGCCTTGCTGATCCGTTcactctgtttcttttgctgccGGGGGCCTCGCCCGAAGAAAATGTAGTTGACAAAAGCATACTCCAGGAGCGCCAGGAACACAAAGACGAAGCAGCCCATGAGATAAACATCAATAGCCTTGACGTAAGGGATCTTGGGGAGAGTCTCCCGCAGATGGGTGTTGATGGTAGTCATTGTAAGTACCGTGGTGACCCCTGTAAGGAGAGGGTAGGTGCTCTGTTACCAAGGTGGGATGGTTTCCTGAAATGCCACTCTCAgcttccccatccctcctcccagctggaCAACCTCAGGAGGGATGGGAGCAGTGCATCTAGCAAGAAAATTGTCAGTATTCTAAGCCCAGCTGCCCAGTACAAattgctgcagaaaataaacGAGCTGCCAACAATGGGAGAAAAAGTCAAAGCTGAGTATCATCAGGACGATGGGGATCAACATCCTCTGGACCTTGGTTCTTTAAGTCCTCCCTgatcctccttctttccctcagAGTTGTAGGAAACATTCAGCTTTGCTCTCAGTCTCTCAacctcttctcctcccttttttccacttcatgAACTCATCAGGCCTCCCCAGGCACTACTGAATGCATCAGTATCCTTGACACGAATTTATAATCTGCTGTGTCTTTCCAGTGCTATGAATAGGAGAAAGAGTGAAGAGATTCCCTCTTCATGGCTCCCtctttttttgcctgcctcATAGGCTTCTGTCTACATCCTTGACCCCATCAATTCCACCTTCTTCTCACCAGCTTTACCACTCACTATTCAATTATCAACTGTACACACTCCTCCCATAGTTCTCATGCTCTCCTTTCTAGGCCTACTCATATTTCCTACATcttaaataaacatttgttGGTCTCATtgaacacttttttccccatctacTCAGTCTCCAAGAGCATGGTGCACCATGATTACTCTCACAGCTTCAGTCCTCTTCTTCAATTTCTTCTCAGCCTCTTCCATTCTCTGGACTGTCAGAGTGGCCTCAGATCTGTCTCTTTGACAGTCTTCTGCCAGCTTCAAAAAGATGGCAATGAGCCTTCATGCTTCTTTTGGGGTCAGTAAGTTTTCCTCTTCAACCTAGTCTTCTTTTCCCACTTCTCTATCTCAGCTGCCCTGCTTTTCTTACTACCTTGCGGATCTTTTCTTCTAGTGTCCCTCCTCCTCATCTCTGTTGGCAGGTCTCTTAGTCTCCATGACCCTAATTTGCTCTTCTGGTTTCAGCTCTACCTCTACAGTGATGGCTCTCAAACCTCTCTGGACCTGGACCAGGACTTCTGCTTGTCCTGTTATTCCCCTTCACCCTCATCATGTCTTTAGTGTCATTCCTGATAAAAGATTTAAAGAACTAATAGTCTTCAGTTCACAGAAGAGTAAACAGAAGGgagatatatttatatacatacaatGTATTATATTGTCTATATTTAAACAGTAATCTAAATATTCAGAAATCTGGGGCAAAGAAAGGGGGAATAGAATGTTCTCCACATCTCCATTAAGAACTGGACAAATTGCAATGGAGACTTaggacagaggcaaagaagagCTTTTTGACTGTATGAGCAGGTAAATCTGGGGATAAAGTgcccagaggaggctgcagagtCTCCTTCTTTGGAGGTTTAAGGACAAGTTAGAGAGCTAAGGACAAGATTTAAGGACAAGATAGCTTTAAGGACAAGATAGAGAGCTGTCAGGAATAGTTTAGGGAGATCTGTTCCAGTCTTGATctacaatgtttttcttctgtcttctcctTTGAATCCAGATGTCAGCAGAAATTCAGCAGCTGTGTATCTCATGTCCACCCTTCTGCTTGTACTTCCACTGTGCCAGCAATGCCTGCCATggtctccttttcttctctcactgATTATACTCTTGTCAATGCAACTTACCTTTTTAATTTACCACGTTCTTGTTGTTCCCTCCCTgtctccctgctccagcctctccAAGCAAGCACAGCCAAATCATCTATTTTATATCTTTGTACAAACCATCCCTCCTCTGAGTCTTCTCAAACTCTGTCTTCTCAGAGCTAATTTAAGCCCCCAACCTTTTCTGTAAGACCCAGCCTCTACGTGTGCTCTATTGCCCTTCTGAGCCTTTTCCCACTCACAGATTAaatccttctccctccttggctctcctaTTTCATTTGAACTTTCTATCATGTTGCACAGCCCCATTCTCATATGCCAGCCATCCCCCCTTTCTCCTGTTCCTTCTTCAAAATCCTCATCTGCAATCCACCCCCACTTCCCTTCTGTTGCTtaaaagacttcatttttttcttcttatagGAAAACATTCTTATTTAGGGGAGCATGTGCTTAAGAACTTGGACTTTAACTGCTGTCCCACATTTGCCTTGGTTATGAAGGTCTTCAGCTACAAAAAGTGTCTGTATGGGGCCTAAACTATCATTGTGTAATgccacttcattttcttttttctttttttttcttttagccatTCACTCACCATCCTTACTACTCTTTGGGTACCCACCCTCAGCATTTATCATCCAATAACCAGTCCTGGCACACCTGTTGACCAAGAGGTGCCCAGACTTCTCTTCTTAAGAAAACAAGTACAAACTAGAGTGAAGGAACTGGTGGGCTCATGGCACGTCAGAGTCTCACATGTCTGAGAAGCTGTGACCATTATATACATACAATATATTATATTGTCTATATTTAAACAGTAATCTAAATATTCAGAAATCTGGGGCAAAGAAAGGGGGAATAATAAAACCATTTATGGTTTTGTTATAGAGTTTAAACTTGCACCCACCAAAATTTATGGTAGAACTTTTACTGATTCAAGTAATACAGACTCAAGCTTGGGAAGCACTGATACTTCTGAACAAAAAAAGTAGCTCTTCTGACTGAAAATTTGAAGTTTGCTCTTAGAAAAAACGTCCTCCATTTGGGACAAATTTGACAGACTATGTGGCTTGCTTAGCTGCCTCCTCataaagaaaaaggtattttctttcttacatccATCCTAGCTGATCTCCCTCAAAGACCACCTTCTTCAACATACAATGAAAAGGTACATACCCAGTGCCACTCGTGCAGCAGAAGCATCGTAATTGATCCAAAAGGAGACCCAGGACAGGATGGTGATGAGAATAGATGGCATGTAAGTCTGCAGGATGAAGTAACCAATGTTCCTCTTAATCCGGAAACTCAAGGATAAGCGTAGATATGAACCTGTCAATGAGATATTAAAGGGAGACGTTGTTTGAGAGGAGGGCAAGGCTGTATTTATGGTAAGAGCTTAGGTTAGGAATTGAAATTTTATTTGGCAAATGGTCTCAAGAGGCAGGGATAATGAGAAAACtctctttttgtcttcatttggTTTTGCAGACTCATCAGTTTTTGGAAGGGAGCTCTTCAGAGTCTGCTTAGTTAGCTCAGAAGattaagaagaaaggaaactcTACATGAATTACATTATTATATCAGACATCACAGGAGAATGTCTGTTCAGTGCTGAAATTGCTATTATGGTACGTACCAATTTGATACAGGTTTACACAGGAGACTTTAACCCTATATCTGGATGCAGTTAGACgattttccagtgtttcatgTGCTAGCTTTTCCACCAAACAGCAATGAAGATCTGAATCATATTTTTCCCATGCTGTTCTAAAAATGGGTTATGGTCAGACTGGGTAAATTCATATGCAAATAGAGTACTGTTAGTTAATCTGTaggtctttgtttttttccaagttgtTGCAACTTCCTCCTAATCTTTTAGCAAACCTTATGGGGATAGTGAAGACAGTAAGTGTTTTTACAGTCCTTCCACTGGAGCAGGGTCATTTTGACAGGGACAAAGCAGGGCCTCTCTCACTGCTGTGAAACAAAGTCCAAGTCATTCCTCCTTCCCACCTCCGTCCCTTAGGCAACACAGCAGCCTGAAATATGGATGTAATCGTGGGCTGGCAGCTAAATAACAAGAGAACAACGGTCTTTAATGATCAAGGAGGTAGACTGGGAAAAAGGAGGTTATGTTCTCTCACCATTATGTGCCATTTGTGTAGCTTGAACACAGTACTTCACCAGTCTTTTTTTGAAGGTCTTACCTATTTAGACTGCAAACATCTTTTGGAGGAATATTGCCTCTTGTTGTGGGTCTCTAGATTACCATTGCAATGGGACCCTGCTTCCAGCATGTCCCAGAGGCACTATTGTAACAACATCACCATCTGCCACCACTGCTGATAGACTCAGGCTGTGATTTCATGGCATTTCAAAAATTGTCCTATATAACAGGTGTGTGGCACGCTGTTTTGGCAGTGAACTCCATGCCAGATCAAAGTGAAGATAGCAACCAAAATCCAAATCCCTCCAACTTTCCAACTGGCAGTTTCTGAGTTGTCCAAGGTATTATCTCCAGGTCTTTTTATTGCCATGTACAGATGGGTTTGCATCATTTCATAGACCACTTGCTTTTCAACTGATATATTCTTCTGCTTACTATTGCACTTACATTAGCTTTGAGAGCCAGTTGCAAACCACATAAAAATAAGGTAAAGGCTGAGAAACTTCTAAAGAGGTTCTGTTTTGAGCTCAGTTGGTGTTTTGactaagaaatgaaaacaactgcAGCAAAAAAATGATCCCATAAGTCTCCAAAGagaaacagccaaaaaaaagcaaacttggtggacacagaaaaggaacaggacCCTAAGTTGAAGCCTAGATCCTAAGTTAGTGCCTCGGCATCTGAATCAGAACAACCACCACACTGATGTTGATTAGCAGAAGGTTTGCACATTCCATCGCATCCCTTCAGCAGAGACTTACCGGTGGTGAAGACCACTTCCCTGCTGACGAGCCTCTGCTCAATAATGGTGAACTGGGGCAGTTCTAGCACCTCCATCCCTGTGACAGCAGAATCATTTCCTTGCCAGAAGAAGACAATGTCATCAACCGTGTAACCATCTGCAGAGGTGAAGAAGCACAGAGAGAGAACTAAGCTGACAAGCTGAAGCAGATGACAGCCCCATTTTCACTAAGGTGATCTGGAAGAGGATCCAAAGGAAAGCCCACACCAAAGCATAGCCCCTCCCTGCTGACGTACTTTTCTTCTCAGCTGAGCCTGGCAGTACAGTCcccagcagaagaggaaaaaattggtCAGAACTCCCACTTCTGGCTagaactcagaaaaaaatggtgagAAGTGGTCCATCAAGCCTTGACTTGCACTACATAATCTCCATGGCTGACATGACAGGGACTTGGGCATCAGAAACTTCTGTCAAATGCACCAAACTCAGCACCTTGCTTTTCAAAAAACTGCCTACTTTTACCAGAAGGGGGAGACCACACAATACATTCTAGTGGGGACTAGGTAAACAGGGCatcaaagtattaaaaatttccagagagaaaaagatttacAACAGTGGTTGAAAAGAAATTTGAGCATCAGATCATCTCCCTCTTCTAAGTACTCTCAGTCAAAATTTAGAGCTGGAAAGTGGACAGCATCCCTGAGATTGGGGTCTGCTTTTACCAAGTGCTGTCTGAAAAGAGCAGTAgtgggagaaaagaggagagagagacaggCTGGTAGCAAATACTCATCCCTTGTGTTTCAGGGTAATGGATTTGTTAACTCAGCCAAGGGTACAGCCTCTTACTTTAACCCCAAACTATACATGCCAGACAGGGCTGCATGGGCTGGAAGTGCTGAGACAGTCCCAGGAAAAAGAGTCCCCACATGCTCTGGACTCATGGGGAATGAAGCCCAGGGGATGAAGTCATGCAGCTCCCCTCCCACCAGTGTGACCTTCAgagccctgcccgctgcccttGTGGGAAATGATTAATTTCCACTTGAAAATTAATGCCACTTGTGGCAAGCTGGGTTTTGAAGCACTGTGGCTGTTGCTACACAAGGGGTGGCCTCTTATTCTAAGCAAAGTGCAGAGCTGCATGGGAGCACCTCTGTGTACAGGCTTTGGTAGGGCATGGTGCAAGGCTTCTTTTAGAGCATGAACTTCAACTATGCCCACAGACAGCTTTTATTCACAACCTGTACTGCAGCATGACAGCCTGCCTTGTCCAGAAGCCCTTGCAGCAGAGAGGCAGTTGGCTAGCAATACCCAGCAAGGCTAACGTCTGCTAGGGAGAGCTGccaccaaaaccagcaccagTATAGTAGTGGGATCAGGGGAATGAAGAGCTATGGAAGAGAAATTCTTCTACCTAGCCTTAGGGGCAAGGGTTACCCCAGATCAGAGCTGAACCTTTGAGGGTGGTGTCATCCTGCCGCTCCCGAGTGGACAAAGAGCTGAGCAACCTGGTCCGATCtcatagctgaccctgctttgagctggGGGCTGGACTAGAGACACCCTGAGGTCTCTTCCCAAACTGAATTATTTGATGACTGTGTAGTCTCCAAGACCACATCCTGTGGTCTCATTACTGCTTTTATTCATGGGTacgaaaaaaacaaaacaaaacaaacaatcTTCCAAATGCCATGCTAGATCTGCTTCTGGTATAAATCACCTAAGCCAGGGCTCCACTTCCTCCCACATAGCATGCTCCTACTCCCATGGCAGTAAGTGGTAGAGCACTCATACCCACAAGCCCACAGGTATTCAGGACCCTTAGGTCCACCTTCTGCAGGCACTGGGGTGTCACATGCTGTTGCACTGACTTGAGTACTCCAGCTTTGTGTACAGGAACTGGTATTTGCATCTGGCTGCAGCGTCTCTCC includes these proteins:
- the LOC104035998 gene encoding gamma-aminobutyric acid receptor subunit beta-4 isoform X2, which codes for MWTFQADRLSGIVSALAALCLACCAQSPSTGNISVVKEIVDKLLKGYDVRLRPDFGGNPVTVGMSIHISSIDQISEVNMDYTITMYFQQSWRDKRLAYNDLPLNLTLDNRVADQLWLPDTYFLNDKKSFLHGVTVKNRMIRLHPDGTVLYGLRITTTAACMMDLRRYPLDQQNCTLEIESYGYTVDDIVFFWQGNDSAVTGMEVLELPQFTIIEQRLVSREVVFTTGSYLRLSLSFRIKRNIGYFILQTYMPSILITILSWVSFWINYDASAARVALGVTTVLTMTTINTHLRETLPKIPYVKAIDVYLMGCFVFVFLALLEYAFVNYIFFGRGPRQQKKQSERISKANNERHRYEEKRVDPYGNILLSTLEMNNELLATDMMSSVGDSRNSVMSFEGSGIQFRKQLASRDGFGHHPTLDRHVPLTHHAAARNRANCRLRRRSSKLKLKIPDLTDVSTIDKWSRIIFPITFGFFNLVYWLYYVN
- the LOC104035998 gene encoding gamma-aminobutyric acid receptor subunit beta-4 isoform X1 encodes the protein MWTFQADRLSGIVSALAALCLACCAQSPSTGNISVVKEIVDKLLKGYDVRLRPDFGGNPVTVGMSIHISSIDQISEVNMDYTITMYFQQSWRDKRLAYNDLPLNLTLDNRVADQLWLPDTYFLNDKKSFLHGVTVKNRMIRLHPDGTVLYGLRITTTAACMMDLRRYPLDQQNCTLEIESYGYTVDDIVFFWQGNDSAVTGMEVLELPQFTIIEQRLVSREVVFTTGSYLRLSLSFRIKRNIGYFILQTYMPSILITILSWVSFWINYDASAARVALGVTTVLTMTTINTHLRETLPKIPYVKAIDVYLMGCFVFVFLALLEYAFVNYIFFGRGPRQQKKQSERISKANNERHRYEEKRVREQVDPYGNILLSTLEMNNELLATDMMSSVGDSRNSVMSFEGSGIQFRKQLASRDGFGHHPTLDRHVPLTHHAAARNRANCRLRRRSSKLKLKIPDLTDVSTIDKWSRIIFPITFGFFNLVYWLYYVN